From the Lactuca sativa cultivar Salinas chromosome 9, Lsat_Salinas_v11, whole genome shotgun sequence genome, the window CAATACATATTAATTCATAAAGAGCAGttaaattcttttttttattcGTTTCTGCTTCATGTGCTTGTCTTTTCTTGAAGGTAGATGCCAATTCATTTGTCCTCTTCTTGTTATATTTGGAAAAGGACTAATACAATTACATTTCTTCTTTTGAAGGCTTATGAATTTACGGGAATATTTACACCCTTTGTCTTCGGAGGTTTTATCAAACTCAACAACGCACAAAAACTTGAATGGAAAAACCGGTTATTTACCTTTATCTTTGCATCTTGGGTCATATGCAATAAATAGCAATGTACACCCGttcatttgtttattatatttgtttCTTCCGTTATAGAATGTTATGATACACAAATACATGGAAGTACGCTGCTGTTTCTTGCATATagccttatttttttattttcaaattttatatttttattacaaTTCTGTTAGTTAATGTGGTATTAGCTTCTTTTTTCAGGGGTTTCTCAACCTTCCATGCACTTTTTGTGGCCATTGGTTCTGTTTACCTTTTACTTGTTTCAGATCTTTATGATGAAGAGTTGTTCATCAAGAGAAGGTCTACCTTATCAGACACCATACTCGGTGTACGTCCAATTTTCACATAATTTATTCATCTCAAAACAAATTGAATTCTTCCTCTGAAACCGATTAATTCATGTGCTTTTGCCAGATGTCTTGCGGTTATTTTTTGTCAGACGTGGCCATGATTATTTGGGCATATCCAACTTTAGGTGGTCTTGAATATGTAAGTAACTCTTGTTCACTTGATTACAGCTAGGGACAGTTTCGTAATTTTACATTTACCTCTCTTAGGTCTTGCACCATGGGCTCTCATTGTATTCAATCATGCAATCCGTTTTAACGGGTGAAGCCGAGTTTTACATCTTCATGGTTCTTTTCACAGAAATTACAACGCCCTTTGTGAACTTAAGATGGTAACCAAAGTGTATGGATATACTTAcaattttcctttttcttttttgcTTTCATACTCCAGAAAAAAACTCATATTCACCACACAAATGCAGGCATCTTGATGTTGCAGGCATGAAGTCTTCAAAACTTTACTTGTGGAACGGTATTGCAATGTTCGTAGGGTGGTTGGTACGTGTATAAtacaaccaaaaaaaaaaatcatcaatttGTGTCGTTTTTACAGTAAAATGTTGATATGAAAAGCTTCCGATTCTTGCAGGTTGCAAGAATCGTGTTGTTTGTCTTCTTTTTCTACCACATCTACAACCACATTGATCAGGTAAATGATCTAATTGTGTGTAAAACTATGTTAATTTTACAAGAATCGTGTTGTGTTTGGCTTCTTTTGCCCTAAAAATTCGGTATCAGTTTTGGGAAATTGTTGTTGAGAAATGATATTTGCAGGTGAGGCAAATTAAAAACGCGGCGTTTTACAGCTTGCATACGATCCCACCAGTGTTGGCGGTGATGAATTTGTTCTGGTTCTTTAAAATTGCGAAAGGGATGATAAGAACTCTCAGGAAGAAGAAGGCGCAATAGTCCCATAGTTACACCAGCTAAAAGGAAAGGGTAATTATGTAATTATACATCTTGTGAATTCAAATCCTGTACAGTTCTATTTGTGTTATGCCTGCATTATAAATGTTGCaatgtttattttaaaaaaaaaacatatttaattttttgttttgaatCAAAGGTATAAAAAAACATGTTTATGTGATGGTGGGTTTTATATTACGTTTGAAACATATATTCTTTAAATTATATAGAAAAAAACATGTCCATATGAGGGTAACTAGTGTTTCAAAACAGGAGCTGTATATAAACATCAAAATTCCGGGTTTCTTGGTTTAATCGGTTACGTCTGGACATCTTTGTAACTAAAATCCAAACTTGTAATTTGGATATTAGTTGATTTGGTTGAGATGTGTCCCTCATCCATAAGTTGAGTGTTCAAATATTGTTTGAGACAAAATAATTAGTTTATAAGTAGAAATAGAGTGTGTTTgtcatttatataaaaaaaaagtattaTAACAAGGTCTTTAAAATAAGAAGAAAAGAATAAATAAGTAATTTTGGTTGTTCCTAAGTAATTAAATTATTTTGTAACTTGTATGGTTTTGATTATCTAAAACAAACAATCTGAATCCATTATAACAATATAACCACCATCACTTTATTTATATACCAATTGAAATATCAATTGTTTAAGTGATTCACAAAttataaatatcttaaaataCTATTAGAAACGATAAAATTAAGTTCCtagtatatatttatttattaaagcatttaaaatgagaattgaaatagattcgtttcatatttatttattaacaaGCATGTTAAAGGATTTGTAGTTTAAAATCCTTATATTCCTTCTTTTAATAGAATCACTAACAATAAAGAATATGGATGGGAAATCTTTAAAATATGGGGGTCAATATTTGTCTTTTTTACATACTCGGTTTTCGGGTGCCTTACCAAAAAAAAATCTCGGTTTTATTATaatcaaataaatcaaatatattaGGATTATAAAATGATTAACTTAAGCATTAAATAGTGGAGTATTAAATAATAGTAACAATTTCCTTTTTAGGTCATAATATTTAGATAATCCAGCCGACTCAACTCGCAATATGATGCGGGAACCCGTGTAAACGGTCAAAACGGGAATTCTCACCCGTTCTTCTCTCGCACCCGCTGATACACACacgctttctctctctaaaattggCATGGATTCCAATGGCTTATCATTCTTCACTTCTTACCACTGCCATGGCTAAGCTCTTGTCGATTTAAAAGCCATTATAAGACGAGATCGGAATTGCAAGAAAAAATGTGGAGGTCGTCGTTTTCGCTATTGAAGCAGGGGGTGACGTCGGCGGTTGTTAGATCAAAGCCGGTGTCGTTCGGATGGAGAAAAACCGGTTTCGTTGAATCCAATAACAAGTTATGTTCTTGTTTGTTCTCAACTTCGGCCGCCGGCGGCTGCGGCGGGGTAGGGTTAGGGCAAGGGGAAAAGGGTAATGACAATAATGATAGTATAACGTTTGCAGAGGCGAAGAAGCTAATGCGATTGGTGAATGTTGAGTCCTTGAAGATGAAATTGACTACCGAAGGCAAGGAGACGATTTGTTATTCGGAACTTTTGGAGGCGTGTGAGAGTATGGGCGTCACGAAATCCAACGAGGAAGCGAAGGCGTTCGTTAAAGTTCTTGATGAGGCTGGTGTTGTTCTTATTTTCAGAGATAAAGTTTATCTTCATCCAGACAAGGTATAATCTAACATCCATCCTTCTCTTCATATCTCTACATCTGTTTTGTCGGATTTTCTACCTGATTCTTTGCTTCAAGTAGACGATAAGTGTTGCATCCTTTTGGGGCATGAAAATTAGATCTATAATCTGTGAAGTGGTTATGGGATTGGTGATTAATGGCGTAGTTCTTTGTTTTCATTTGAGAAGCAGTAGTTGtgcatgattattattatatcaCGATGGATCCTAATTAGATAATTAGATGCTTAAAGATAGAGACAGATAGCGAACCACTCTTGATAGCTATTTGGATAAAGGAGCTGTTCTAATAATGGATTTTAAGAATTGAGAGAAACATGATATTTTACTTTCATTACCAGTACAGACAATGCACTTAATTTTTCACTCAAAATAGCACCATACTTGCATCTCATTATCGACAATAGCAAAATGTAATCTGAAAATTGTGAAATGTTCTATATTTATTGCCCATAAGAGAAATGTACTTTGATTTCTTTATCCATAATGACAACATACTTACATTTTGTTACTTGTAAATTTGCAATAGGctaatagcaacgtacttcaaATCCTTTATTATGGGTAAAGAAATGTAATGAATTTGCTCTTCTTGGCCTATATTTGATAGCAGGAGGAAAGTACATTGCCTACATTTCtatttttcttgatttttgatTTAGGTTATTGTCTCTCATGGTATAACATATCTGCTTCAAGTGCTTAGAATATGAGTCAAATATAGAACCGGTGATTGCTTTTGCTTGGTGAGAGAAATTGTTTTATAGTGCAAGAAACACATGGTCTCTTTATGCATTATACTTGTACCATTTTTGAAGTAAAGTCTTATCTTTTGACCCTATTTGGAATTTATCTCAAAAGGGAATGATTACTTTTgtgttttgggaagttgatactTGATTCAAAGAGCAGAAAACACATGGGTCTCTTTAGACATTATGCTTGTACCATTTTTAAAGTGAAGCAACACCTTTAGTGTCAGTCTTGGATATACTGCTGCAACATCATTAACTGTTTTCTCAGGTGGTGGATCTGGTAAGAAGGGCGGTGCCGCTAGCGCTGACACCAGAAGACGATCCAAGGAGGGAGGAGCTAAGAATCCTACAAGCAAAACAGGACGAAATCGACATGTTGGCTCATAAACAGGTGCGCCGGATCCTGTGGATGGGCCTTGGGCTTTCATTGGCCCAAATCAGCCTCTTTTTCCGTCTGACATTCTGGGACCTCTCATGGGACGTTATGGAACCAATCGCGTTTTTTACCACTGCATCTGGTCTAATCATCGGTTATGCCTACTTTCTGTTTACCTCGCGGGACCCGACTTACCAAGACCTGCTGAAAAGGCTCTTCCTTTCGCGTAGAAGAAAGCTCATGAAGAAGCATAACTTTGATATGGTCCGATTCATGGAATTACAGAAGAAATGCAAGTCGCCTTTAGATTCACATCCTGCAGCCAAACATGAGATAGCAGGGGTTGAACTTGAAACACGGGATCTCTTACATAGACATTAGAGTTTAGAGTTTAGACATTGACATAAAATAAAAACTTCTACATCATATGTTGCTTCTATGTTGGAAATTGGTGCCCCTTTTTGACATTAACATAGAAGCTTTGACTTTTTTTGGTTGACTCATGACTTGTTTTTCTTTGAGAATATAGGAGAAGAGAATCAAAACGGTATATTAATGGAAATTTCAGATATTAACTAAATACTTGGTTGAATTGGCAATttgcttttgttttttttttttgctctgATATGAAGTTGAAGTTGAACAGTATAAAACTGTTTTGACTGTTTGTTCTTGTTCATCTCTTGTGCTGTGATTAAAATTTTAAGAGCCtgttacagaaatggtccctaaGATTTGCTCAAATTTTCTTTTTTGGtgcaacttttgaatttcttatACAGACTACAGATGTACCATCTATACATCTATTACAGTCTGTCTTGGGTTTCATCTGTGCAAATACGTTTTTTGGTTTAAAGATTTTGGTTGTGGATAAAATCGATTTAGATGCAAATGCAACTTTTCTCTGAAATCCGTTTTAGATGCAACGAGAGAAGAAGATGACAGGTTAACCGTTGGTGTTGAGGAGCTTGTTGGGTTGATGGGCCTTGAGGAatactaataaaaaaaacataaaaaaacaaaaatgagaaTAACCTGGTCATTTTATAAAGGCTTGATGATTTATTTTTTACAGTGCTAGTCGCCAAAAGTGAGAAAATAACACCATGAGTATTGTCCATGCAAAAATTCAAAAGGTGGACCAAGAGTTACGTCCTCCTCTTGAGTTTAAAATTGAGAGGAAGAAAAGGggaaaaaatattttcttcttaTTTTCTTGCATTCatcttttcaaataaattttgagaacatacttcattttctttctttgtctttttatttttaaaaaacaacTCTAGAACACAACTTTCCTTccctttctttttctttctctttaAAAACAAGTCGAGAATATAGTCTAAATGAAACTCGAGAACACACTTTATTGTGTTTTCTTTCATTTCCTTCTCcttaaaaaaaattcaagaacAAGGTGTACAAGAGTGTTACTTTTTTAGATAAAGAATGGTTAAAATtttattaatagaaaaattaatACAATAATAGGGGCAACTTGTAAATGGTTCAAACTTTAATGTCTACCCGTTATATTAGGCTCTAAGGAGTGGTCATTACCAACCCATTAGAAAAGTGGTGTCACCTCTGCGCCACGTCACCTTCACCACCAACCCACTAGTAAGAAATGGTCACAACTccataattactttttttttttttttaaattttttatgattaaattagataaaaacataatttaaaacataataaaatattttatattaattaaaaccacattacataatataaaacataaaaaattaaacataaattactaaaaaaacataaaaacacatagaaaatgaaaactaaaatactaaaaaaaacataaaactaacttagaaaattaaacctaaattactaaaaacATAGAATAGAATCTAGTTGCGATATTGGTCGAGAACTTCttgttgaattttcaaaaacacccTTAAAATTTTCGGATCGAGATTCGGTTGCGGCACCGTGTTTATAATTTGAAGATTGGTGAATGCCAATTGTCGTCGATTCTGTTTGTTACACCCCGAAACCGTGATGGCGGAATCATTCCGGGATGGAGGacatcatgcgtagtatcacaacaatcgtatagcaagcatagtaaacacgaCCAAACATTGAATACGATAtgaaaaagtgtttacatgtaacacccaaagttttgaaggccaagaaaggaaagaaaaccctaatttttaggggcgactcggcgagtccaaggaggaactcggcgagtccgagcgggatccgggtcgaggtgtaagtgaccaactcggcgagtctggtctgtgcgaggaaaaccctaaatctgggactttgggcgctatttaagctccttattctctccattagggttccttagagcctccctcattcagaaagcgaaccctaagcctccattgttgtgcattcaagcttccaagccatttttgggtggattgaaggaagaagaaagaggggaatcagtgaagcttcaaggattggcttcggatctggagtttgtggagcctttctgagatattgaaggtaataagtcgtttctctcctttagatcttccatggttgtgagatttggggcttttaagccatggtttgtCACCCATTTGATTTAGaagtcggatctggagttgctacttcagatccaagtgtgttatggtctagagaagcataaagtatcagctctTGAGTCAatttttgaagccccttggccttaaaccctagtttatggtgtattttgcctagatctccatctctacacgtaaagtttgcaactttacgtgaggaataggcatgggaagggtggatctacagtttggagtccatgcatgactaaaaagtcctctgcatgtttgaagatctgaatggactcggcaagtcctttgagtggactcggcgagtagcatgaagacgaggaggaactcgacgagtgggatgaacaactcgtcgagtcagatgatgttgggcaggaactcggcgagttggatgaacaactcggcgagtctgttgaaggttgtcctggactcggcaagtttgttcttggactcggcgagtcaggtcgtgaaaccccaaacccttcgagttgagactcgaaacaGTGAGTcaaatggagactcggtgagttggacgggtcaggactcggtaatcggtagactcggcgagtcatggactaactcggcgagtcgagtcgctaaGAGGAGGACTCttaacatatgaactcggcgagtcaatagggtgactcgacgagtagggttgacctggaaggttgaatttgaccaggactttgaccttgaccagagttgacttagttgactttcgggggaTAGTTAGGCTaattgttgcattgatattggtagctcggggagctagtggagcaggagttcagagagctGTCGGTCAACAGCTagaggattatcagcagagttcaacagtgcgaggtgagtctcctcactgtttgtatgggtctaaggcaccaatgccggcccatttagaatatgcatgaaagaccaggggcggctcctggcacacagtatgttattatgtatggtaggaagacccgagggttagccctaggcaatatgcatgaaagaccagggggcggctcctggcacacaatatgttattatggaagataggaagacccggggattagccctaggcaatatgtatgaaagaccaggaggtggctcctggcgcattgtatgctattatatatgaaagaccaggaggtggcttctggcacactgtatgctgtttagctaagtagagtagtatgtacggttgtctttgtgatacttgcataaaagaccagggggtggcccttggcacatgtctgtaagaccagggggtggcccttggcacttgtctgtaagacccagggagcggaccaggcttgaccaggaagaccacacgcggcccgtggcataatggcaaggctatgtttggcacatagcaccttacttgattatggataagtcggttatgtatggttcttggctatgaatggtttgtatggtatgtggtatctggggaactcatcaagcttcgtgcttacggttttcagttttggtttcaggtacttctggtagcggaggggagagctcggggtgatcgcatggcacacaccatagactagacagcctgggaatgttttactctgataatgaacatgtgttttgggaagtaatactctgattatgttttgggaTTTACGTTTTTGctctaagtaatgttttattaaaagaaattttttagtcttgaattttgggtcgttacattacaTCAGTTTAAAACCGGTTTTAAGTACATCAAAAGTATGTAGTCATATAAAAATATAACTCTTATTGCTCCGGCTCCTCAAAATCCAgcaggtacctgtctactgattccctgagaataaagcagttttgaaagaatatcagcataaagctggtgagttcatatgcaTTTAGTTTTTGTGGAAAATGTTTCTTCGAAATCctttttgaaaagtgttcctcaagaaaatcctatattttcttacgAAAAGTAGTGTTAAAAGAGTATCAAGCGGTAGAATGCAAACCATCAGTTTTAGAAATGCTAgtgttatcctaggaaaatcttatattttccctaaaaacaTGTTATTCGTCCTAGAGGTAGAGATGACAGTTTAGAAATCGTTGATTGCTATCAGCATATATAAAAGTAGtttcattacttaaaataaaacaaatgaagAATAGAGTCCGTAAacaaagttagtttatacttattttgtgagtcgtataaccatacttgatatgaccgagagacatttataacgttcttcaggcgttaagctaaatgacatttgttcacccaggtgtgggattgtcagtcccgaatagatctattcacaaatctcatgctctccctccaggagactctggttatactaaaaggatttatcACTATATACCTAAGGGTATAGtattgaagtagcgcctcacaatTCTGTATAATCTAGTTTACTAGCGAGAAATCAgcataaaacaataattatccttgaataaatgtactttatacttctgagaaaacatataacataaactaaatttgtcgtagtttatatatatttatttatgaaatCTGATTAAGTAGAGACTGCCTAGAgggttatcccaaactatacctattatagtttattagagttgatatggaaaatgctttgtaaaaacctttctgaaagctaTGAAGTTGTATTTCCCAAATAGAAGTTTCCCTTATGttcaacatattacaaaaagaGATAAAATATCTGAATATGTTATTAAACATGGAAATCGTTGGACTGcattaataagtttaaaactttAACAAAATACTTAgcgtttggcttgtattcccccctgaaaacattaaaaacacggaaaatgtaggggtatgaactcactgtttgacGGATAATTCGAGTGGATGATCGATTACGAGTGTTGAGTGTCAATTGAGGTTTCGCACTCAAGTGGATCCtagtaacatataatagcacatatatgtattagatttaGGTATTCCATGAAAAAACATGACGGGAAACCACCCTAAAGACTTGGAAATGCTTTTCGGGACCTTATGTGATCAAACAAAGGAGGTGTATGGTCAttagggtgtgtgtgcggccagggtgtaCGGCCAGGCTGTGTATGCGGttgcacacaggagtgtgcggccgtacagagggtgtgtgcggccgtacacatgcTAATACCAAGTCCTATTAGTGAATGAAGGCCAAACTCTTCACTTTGGAGAGCtttaaggtgtgtacggccaccttatgaaggtgtgcggccgtacaccttcatgtgatgaagaacatgatgaactTTGATGGTTAAGGGCTTAGATCAATGGGTCCTTCATGTATGATAAGCTAGGTGATGGAAAACTCACGTTTTTGAGGATTTGAGAGCGTTCTTGGatgaagtttttagagagagaaagtagagtgcaGCCAAATGAAAGGAATGAATGAAGGGGTCACCCTATATAAATAGggatgagtgtgcggctggaggatgggtgtgcggccacacaaccatgtgtgcggccatacactcgggtgtgcggtcatacactccttttgatggagtgtttggcctatatgcaaccctaaatcttaaacCAACCCATCCCTAATTCAAATTTTggttgtacaaggctttagatcaTCCAAACAGGCTCAAAACAATGCTAAAGATAGCTGAAACGAGTTTAACATTGATAGAATTTGACTAAGGTACAagatagaagtttcgggttgtcacactgttCCTCCGtcgaaacaatttttttttttgtaaaaaatttaGAGTTTTGCTGATTTTCTCCACTAGTATGTCCTCGTTGGTTATTTTCTGCTAGAAGACGCCCCCTTTCTTGCTTTGTTCCTTCCCGGTGGTCGACGAAGTTGGACGTCCGGTGGACCCTCCCCATCAGTGGCGTTGAACTCATCATTGAGATCGAGGTTCACACCAATGTCCGACTCGGATGTTCTCGGCCTTTTGTTGGAATCGGTGGTAGATCCCGAATGCACCGTTTCCGGATAAaggaaccattttggaccattacgACAATCTTCCCATGTTTTTTGGTTGGCAAACAATTTACCATTGTTGGTAATTTTGTATTGGTACAACGCGGTTGATAAAATGTTGAAATCGTTGCTACCACTTCGATGCATATTTTTAAGATTGTCAAATACGCCATTAAATTTGGTGCAAGCCGCTCGATGGTCACACCATTTTGCATTGACCGAGTCGTATGTCCGACTCGTTTGCCTTCCTAATAATGCGTGGAAGTGGtctaaaacacgatttcaaaagcTTTGACCCGATTGCGCGTTGCCGACATCCCCGTCTTGTGATATGAAAATCTAAGCTTTTAGCTAAAGTTGCCTCATCCTCCTCGGTCCATTGcgtattttttcttttttgttggaTCTTTTGATTGTTTTTGCCTTCTACGACTTGGTTGTGTTTCTTGAACCCGTTCATCGTCGCCGTCATTGTCGAGGTTTACAGGTTGAGATTGAGATAATGGAACTTGAGATGGTTGTGAAGTTTGTTGATGTTAGGAAGTTTGGGGTTGAAATTGCGGAGAAGGTTGTTGTTGAAAGGCTTGAAATCCGAGTTGAACAAattgtggtggttgttgttggtggtggtggtaatgTGGGTGGTATGAAAGATCGGTGAATAGAGGTTGTTGAATGGGGGATGATAACAATTGCATGTAGCCAATATTTGCTAGCGGATTTGGAGTGTTTCGGGTGAGTGGGTTATTTTGGTTTGGATCCATGaggaaagaaatttttttttggtgAAGTGTTTGTGTTGAAAATATGTTTGTGTGTTTGAAATGATAAAAaaggttgatatatatatatagagaaagTGGGTatggtaattaattaattaattaattttttacaaACGGTAACAATTCAACGGTCAAGAAAGGAATAACCAATCATCTCATGCGTCTTCTCTCGTATCCAGCTTCACGTCACGCCGAACCCACCGAAGGTTGGGACGATGTTCACGCGTGAAGGGGACTGACTCATCAGCTCCCACACATCTTTACCCCTACCACTCTGGGTAGCCTTAACC encodes:
- the LOC111908448 gene encoding calcium uniporter protein 6, mitochondrial — encoded protein: MWRSSFSLLKQGVTSAVVRSKPVSFGWRKTGFVESNNKLCSCLFSTSAAGGCGGVGLGQGEKGNDNNDSITFAEAKKLMRLVNVESLKMKLTTEGKETICYSELLEACESMGVTKSNEEAKAFVKVLDEAGVVLIFRDKVYLHPDKVVDLVRRAVPLALTPEDDPRREELRILQAKQDEIDMLAHKQVRRILWMGLGLSLAQISLFFRLTFWDLSWDVMEPIAFFTTASGLIIGYAYFLFTSRDPTYQDLLKRLFLSRRRKLMKKHNFDMVRFMELQKKCKSPLDSHPAAKHEIAGVELETRDLLHRH
- the LOC111908449 gene encoding uncharacterized protein LOC111908449 yields the protein MLGSNHTSQGLSIIADYPGLSTEIRWLISAFGGIIMCKVAYEFTGIFTPFVFGGFIKLNNAQKLEWKNRGFSTFHALFVAIGSVYLLLVSDLYDEELFIKRRSTLSDTILGMSCGYFLSDVAMIIWAYPTLGGLEYVLHHGLSLYSIMQSVLTGEAEFYIFMVLFTEITTPFVNLRWHLDVAGMKSSKLYLWNGIAMFVGWLVARIVLFVFFFYHIYNHIDQVRQIKNAAFYSLHTIPPVLAVMNLFWFFKIAKGMIRTLRKKKAQ